One window of the Pseudoxanthobacter soli DSM 19599 genome contains the following:
- a CDS encoding D-amino acid dehydrogenase, translating to MHIVVLGAGVVGITTAHVLAEAGHDVTVIEREAGPALGTSYANAGQLSAALSAPWAVPGLLHKALGWMVERYPPLVVGKRPDAAMAGWLWRMFRFANTRDYVASKQAMVRLGEFSLECLHDLRGNLDYDGRNGGTIVLFRTSEQRDAYGKDLKALAELGIAARTLDLDALAALEPNLAIRDAGIVGAAHLPGDETGDCRRFTAGLAGQLSDRPNVRFRFATPVRGLAFTGDHVTGVETDDGTVAVDAVVSCLGVGSLDVLAPLGIRLPIYPLKGYSLTISADSDAVGPRSTVSDETHKVGVTALGQRIRVGGTAELAGFDLSRPERRYAGLFHVVRQLFPAIPPSAVEAAERWSGLRPMTPDGPPIIGRARFDNLYLNTGHGTLGWTMACGSARLIGDLVAGRRPAIAIEPFSPGRYA from the coding sequence ATGCACATCGTTGTTCTCGGAGCCGGGGTCGTGGGCATCACCACGGCCCACGTGCTGGCCGAAGCCGGCCATGACGTGACGGTTATCGAGCGTGAGGCTGGACCGGCGCTCGGCACCAGCTACGCCAACGCCGGCCAGCTTTCGGCGGCCCTTTCCGCGCCGTGGGCGGTGCCGGGACTCCTCCACAAGGCGCTGGGCTGGATGGTCGAGCGCTATCCCCCGCTCGTGGTCGGCAAGCGCCCCGATGCGGCGATGGCCGGCTGGCTCTGGCGCATGTTCCGCTTCGCCAACACCCGCGATTATGTCGCCTCGAAGCAGGCGATGGTGCGGTTGGGCGAATTCAGCCTCGAATGTCTGCACGACCTGCGCGGCAATCTCGACTATGACGGCCGCAACGGCGGCACCATCGTGCTGTTCCGCACCAGCGAGCAGCGCGACGCCTATGGCAAGGATCTCAAGGCGCTCGCCGAACTCGGCATCGCCGCCCGCACGCTCGATCTCGACGCCCTCGCGGCGCTGGAGCCGAACCTCGCCATCCGCGACGCCGGCATCGTCGGGGCTGCCCATCTGCCCGGCGACGAGACGGGCGATTGCCGCCGCTTCACCGCCGGGCTCGCGGGACAGCTTTCAGACCGTCCGAACGTGCGCTTCCGCTTCGCCACGCCGGTGCGCGGGCTGGCCTTCACGGGCGATCATGTCACCGGCGTCGAGACGGACGACGGCACGGTCGCCGTGGACGCCGTGGTCTCCTGCCTGGGCGTCGGCTCGCTCGATGTGCTCGCGCCGCTGGGCATTCGCCTGCCGATCTATCCTCTCAAGGGTTATTCGCTCACCATTTCCGCCGACAGCGATGCCGTCGGCCCGCGTTCCACCGTTTCCGACGAAACCCACAAGGTCGGCGTCACCGCCCTCGGCCAGCGTATCCGCGTCGGCGGAACCGCGGAGCTCGCCGGCTTCGACCTCTCGCGGCCCGAGCGTCGCTATGCCGGGCTGTTCCACGTCGTGCGGCAGCTCTTCCCCGCCATCCCGCCGTCCGCTGTCGAGGCAGCGGAACGCTGGAGCGGACTGCGCCCGATGACGCCGGACGGTCCACCGATCATCGGACGGGCGCGTTTCGACAACCTCTATCTCAACACCGGCCACGGCACGCTCGGCTGGACCATGGCGTGCGGCTCGGCCCGGCTGATCGGCGATCTCGTCGCAGGTCGCCGGCCCGCCATTGCCATCGAACCGTTCTCTCCGGGCCGCTACGCGTAA
- a CDS encoding NAD-dependent epimerase/dehydratase family protein: MSFTAPSSVLITGAGGGLGRKLIDRLLASDWCRRIVAVDLVPPTDLAGDSRVEPVAGTLLDRGGAWWSAMADVGAVVHFAAQNPHTDASWTDVVASFDMTHNVADAALAHGVSRLVFASSNHVMGGYKDAPLASSTPGFLTVDLPPAPGTKWDTGTGWMDSTPYATAKLTGERVMAAAVANSGGSLSTVSVRIGWVQPGENRPDTINISGDVVFEPSPEPEDEAGKRDLLWYRNMWFSNRDFAGLFEAAIRADPAGWPSPAIVVNGVSANAGTGWDMEFTRQTLGFVPQDDLFAAIGKR, encoded by the coding sequence ATGAGTTTCACCGCGCCTTCGAGCGTGCTGATCACAGGGGCCGGCGGCGGCCTCGGCCGCAAGCTGATCGACCGGCTGCTGGCATCGGACTGGTGCCGCAGGATCGTCGCCGTGGACCTCGTCCCGCCGACCGATCTCGCCGGCGACAGCCGTGTCGAGCCGGTCGCCGGAACGCTGCTCGACCGCGGCGGCGCCTGGTGGTCCGCCATGGCGGACGTCGGGGCCGTCGTGCATTTCGCCGCGCAGAACCCCCACACCGACGCGTCCTGGACCGACGTGGTCGCCTCGTTCGACATGACCCACAATGTCGCCGATGCCGCCCTCGCCCACGGGGTTTCGCGGCTGGTGTTCGCCTCATCCAACCACGTCATGGGCGGCTACAAGGACGCCCCGCTCGCGAGCAGCACGCCGGGCTTCCTGACTGTCGACCTGCCGCCTGCGCCCGGCACCAAGTGGGATACCGGCACCGGCTGGATGGATTCCACCCCCTACGCCACCGCCAAGCTGACGGGCGAACGGGTGATGGCCGCGGCAGTCGCCAACAGCGGAGGTTCTCTCTCCACGGTTTCGGTGCGCATCGGCTGGGTGCAGCCCGGCGAGAACAGGCCCGACACCATCAACATTTCCGGCGACGTCGTGTTCGAGCCCAGCCCTGAGCCAGAGGATGAAGCCGGCAAGCGCGACCTGCTCTGGTACCGCAACATGTGGTTCTCCAACCGCGACTTCGCAGGCCTGTTCGAGGCCGCGATCCGCGCCGATCCGGCGGGATGGCCCTCACCCGCGATCGTCGTCAACGGGGTGTCCGCCAACGCCGGCACCGGCTGGGACATGGAATTCACCCGGCAAACGCTCGGCTTCGTCCCCCAGGACGATCTGTTCGCGGCCATCGGCAAGCGTTGA
- a CDS encoding glucose 1-dehydrogenase, which produces MNRLEGRVAVLVGAARGIGAAIAERFVEEGARVVIGDTEIEAGRETVRALGGDAVARFAKTDISRQDDAEAVVAAAVSAFGRLDILVQNAGIYPLTLIEDTSVEEWDAVLGVNLRGTFLAAKAALKPMRAAGYGRMVFTSSITGPRVTSHGHGHYGASKAGINGFIRSAALEFAEYGITVNGVEPGNILTEGMKAGRSAEFIAGMEAAVPLGRLGTPREVAEAVLFLASAESAFVTGTTMIVDGGQILPETRATVRKAKAGA; this is translated from the coding sequence ATGAACAGACTGGAAGGGCGCGTCGCAGTGCTCGTCGGCGCAGCGCGCGGCATCGGAGCGGCCATCGCGGAGCGCTTCGTGGAAGAAGGCGCGCGGGTCGTGATCGGCGACACCGAGATCGAGGCCGGACGGGAAACCGTCCGCGCCCTCGGCGGCGATGCGGTGGCGCGGTTCGCCAAGACGGACATCTCCCGGCAGGACGATGCGGAGGCCGTGGTCGCGGCGGCGGTCTCGGCATTCGGACGGCTCGACATCCTCGTGCAGAACGCGGGCATCTATCCGCTCACCCTGATCGAAGACACCTCGGTCGAGGAGTGGGATGCGGTGCTGGGCGTCAACCTGCGCGGCACGTTCCTCGCCGCCAAGGCGGCGCTGAAGCCGATGCGGGCAGCCGGCTACGGGCGCATGGTTTTCACCTCGTCGATCACCGGTCCCCGGGTGACCTCCCACGGCCATGGCCACTACGGCGCCTCCAAGGCCGGCATCAACGGCTTCATCCGCTCCGCGGCGCTGGAGTTCGCCGAATACGGCATCACCGTCAACGGCGTGGAGCCCGGCAACATCCTCACCGAAGGCATGAAGGCCGGGCGCAGCGCCGAATTCATCGCCGGAATGGAAGCCGCCGTTCCGCTCGGACGACTTGGAACGCCGCGGGAAGTGGCGGAGGCCGTGCTATTCCTCGCCTCGGCCGAATCCGCCTTCGTCACCGGCACGACCATGATCGTGGACGGCGGGCAGATTCTGCCGGAAACCCGCGCCACCGTCCGGAAGGCGAAGGCCGGGGCCTGA
- a CDS encoding ABC transporter permease — MNATSPGAESWFAVGTKRRAVAEFALDNLVWLVFVAAFAVFSMTIPNFFQINILLNILEQSTFIGILAVGLTLVVIAGEMDLSIESTMALAAMGSALVFGTNGAGLGISLSPSWLNAAVSIALSLAIGGAVGATNAYLVVVWRINSFIVTLASFLWARGLVVALSGGRSVYGMPDAIRWVAVSSFLGLPMLTWVTAAIFAVFSVILYKTPFGRHLIMVGGNSVAAFRAGIQVRRLMITAFVLSGMIAGFAGWLLAARTSGATANLGTGMLFEVFAAVVIGGVSLKGGVGRLSGVIAGVLLLSSISTAINVMGMPPHYTQIIRGGLVLAAILLDTVKTSARRHLA; from the coding sequence ATGAATGCCACTTCGCCTGGTGCGGAATCCTGGTTCGCCGTCGGAACCAAGAGGCGGGCCGTCGCAGAGTTCGCCCTCGATAACCTCGTGTGGCTCGTGTTCGTCGCCGCCTTCGCGGTGTTTTCGATGACGATCCCGAACTTCTTCCAGATCAACATCCTGCTGAACATCCTGGAGCAATCGACCTTCATCGGCATCCTGGCGGTGGGCCTGACGCTCGTCGTCATCGCCGGCGAGATGGATCTGTCCATCGAATCCACGATGGCGCTCGCAGCGATGGGTTCGGCGCTGGTGTTCGGAACGAACGGAGCCGGCCTCGGCATCTCGCTCTCGCCGAGCTGGCTCAATGCCGCGGTGTCGATCGCGCTCTCGCTGGCCATCGGCGGAGCGGTCGGTGCCACCAACGCCTATCTCGTGGTGGTCTGGCGCATCAATTCCTTCATCGTCACCCTCGCCTCGTTCCTCTGGGCGCGCGGCCTCGTCGTCGCCCTCTCCGGCGGCCGGTCGGTCTACGGAATGCCCGATGCGATCCGCTGGGTGGCCGTCAGTTCCTTCCTCGGCCTGCCGATGCTGACCTGGGTCACGGCGGCGATCTTCGCGGTGTTCTCCGTCATCCTCTACAAGACCCCGTTCGGCCGCCATCTGATCATGGTCGGAGGAAACTCTGTCGCCGCGTTCCGCGCCGGCATCCAGGTGCGGCGCCTGATGATCACGGCCTTCGTGCTCTCCGGCATGATCGCTGGCTTCGCCGGCTGGCTGCTCGCCGCCCGCACCTCGGGCGCGACGGCCAATCTCGGCACCGGCATGCTGTTCGAGGTGTTCGCGGCGGTCGTCATTGGCGGCGTCAGCCTCAAGGGCGGCGTCGGCCGGCTCTCGGGCGTCATCGCCGGCGTGCTGCTGCTGTCGAGCATCTCCACCGCGATCAACGTGATGGGCATGCCGCCCCACTACACCCAGATCATCCGCGGCGGACTGGTGCTCGCAGCCATCCTGCTCGACACCGTGAAGACTTCCGCCCGCCGCCACCTCGCCTGA
- a CDS encoding sugar ABC transporter substrate-binding protein, producing MLASSMNAAFAESKGKIYYLVPTLLDEFQTGSVDAITKFMGEVGYETVSLDAQNRTDLQQSQMNDVINLKPKAIVLAAVDFEAMKPGIEKARAAGIPVMIFDRQITSTPSDLTSVAGTVEIGEIAADRIQGLLKDRYGSVKGKVLQILGDPGDPYTLDIQKGFEEKMKAFPDVKIISQPALQWEASKAGDIASDQLLVNPDIDLIFVHAAHLAVPVAAILEARGKKPGDVMLVSSNGAPVGLDLIRKGWEQVEVEQPLYAQAAGLAMFADKVVNKEKIEPGEYDVLGLKSTVTIEPWGPNLKIPGAAIDKTNVDNPSFWGNGKPPATPITPVK from the coding sequence ATGCTGGCCAGCAGCATGAATGCGGCGTTCGCGGAATCCAAAGGCAAGATCTACTACCTCGTGCCCACGCTGCTCGACGAGTTCCAGACGGGCTCCGTCGACGCCATCACCAAGTTCATGGGTGAAGTCGGCTATGAGACGGTCTCGCTCGACGCGCAGAACCGTACCGACCTGCAGCAGAGCCAGATGAACGACGTCATCAACCTGAAGCCGAAGGCGATCGTGCTCGCCGCCGTCGACTTCGAGGCGATGAAGCCGGGGATCGAGAAGGCGCGCGCCGCCGGCATCCCGGTCATGATCTTCGACCGGCAGATCACGTCCACTCCGTCCGACCTGACTTCGGTCGCCGGCACGGTGGAGATCGGCGAGATCGCTGCCGACCGGATTCAGGGCCTTCTGAAGGACCGCTACGGCTCCGTGAAGGGCAAGGTGCTGCAGATCCTCGGCGACCCCGGCGATCCCTACACCCTCGACATCCAGAAGGGCTTCGAGGAGAAGATGAAGGCGTTCCCGGACGTCAAGATCATCAGCCAGCCCGCCCTGCAGTGGGAGGCCTCCAAGGCCGGCGACATCGCTTCCGACCAGCTTCTCGTCAACCCCGACATCGACCTGATCTTCGTCCACGCCGCCCATCTCGCGGTGCCGGTGGCCGCCATCCTCGAGGCGCGCGGCAAGAAGCCGGGCGACGTCATGCTGGTGTCCTCCAACGGCGCTCCGGTCGGCCTCGATCTGATCCGCAAGGGCTGGGAGCAGGTCGAAGTCGAGCAGCCGCTCTATGCCCAGGCCGCCGGCCTCGCCATGTTCGCCGACAAGGTGGTGAACAAGGAGAAGATCGAGCCGGGCGAGTACGACGTGCTCGGCCTGAAGTCCACGGTCACCATCGAGCCGTGGGGCCCGAACCTGAAGATCCCGGGCGCCGCCATCGACAAGACCAACGTCGACAACCCGTCGTTCTGGGGCAACGGCAAGCCGCCGGCGACCCCGATCACTCCGGTGAAGTAA
- a CDS encoding ATP-binding cassette domain-containing protein, which produces MSDTDLLRLRNITKRFGAIEALKGIDFAMKRGEVIALLGDNGAGKSTLVKIISGGQPPTSGTLEFEGVERTFTSPSEAKKAGIETVYQDLSLCTNVDVVANFFMGRELTRKVFGIPILREKAMYDETQKAMRNAGTRIPSLRVNVEHLSGGQRQAIELSRFVHWGGKLVLLDEPFAALGVEQTRRGLETIRRVAAEGIGVIVITHIMAQAFQVADRIVVIRQGRVAGDVRTEDTRPEEVIKMITGEIERERAS; this is translated from the coding sequence ATGTCAGATACGGATTTGCTGAGGCTGCGGAACATCACGAAGCGGTTCGGCGCCATCGAGGCGCTGAAAGGCATCGATTTCGCCATGAAGCGCGGCGAGGTGATCGCACTCCTCGGCGACAACGGCGCCGGCAAGTCGACGCTCGTCAAGATCATCTCCGGCGGCCAGCCGCCGACCTCCGGCACGCTGGAGTTCGAAGGGGTGGAACGCACGTTCACATCGCCCTCGGAAGCCAAGAAGGCGGGCATCGAGACGGTCTACCAGGACCTGTCGCTCTGCACCAATGTCGACGTCGTCGCCAACTTCTTCATGGGACGCGAGCTGACGCGCAAGGTCTTCGGCATCCCGATCCTGAGGGAGAAGGCGATGTACGACGAGACGCAGAAGGCGATGAGGAACGCCGGCACGCGCATCCCTTCGCTGCGCGTCAATGTCGAACACCTCTCGGGCGGTCAGCGCCAGGCGATCGAGCTCAGCCGCTTCGTGCACTGGGGCGGCAAGCTCGTGCTGCTCGACGAACCCTTTGCCGCCCTCGGCGTGGAACAGACCCGCCGCGGCCTCGAAACCATCCGCCGTGTCGCTGCTGAAGGCATCGGCGTGATCGTCATCACCCACATCATGGCCCAGGCCTTCCAGGTGGCGGACCGCATCGTCGTGATCCGCCAGGGCCGTGTCGCGGGAGATGTCCGTACCGAAGACACCCGACCGGAAGAGGTGATCAAGATGATCACGGGTGAAATCGAGCGGGAACGTGCCTCTTGA
- a CDS encoding SMP-30/gluconolactonase/LRE family protein encodes MTAAFSLSVSAPQCVAPVADRCGEAAVWSPGERALYWCDVHGARAHRLDEQTGAVTTWTFDEPVVALSLSTEPGRMLVGLASRLVWWWPETDERRDHGFHLPNWPDARLNDGRADARGRFWIGSMFNDTSAEAAALEAAAPGTLYRIDPDGAVTRMVENVKVSNTICWSPDGGRFYFADSPRNVLSSFAFDDGAGTISGRETILADHPRGIPDGSAVDAEGYIWNCRYLGGCILRIAPDGTVDRIVEMPTRNITTCVFGGPERTTLYVTSAANDTTADDRLAGALWRIDTNIAGLAENRVAVG; translated from the coding sequence ATGACGGCCGCGTTCTCCCTTTCGGTTTCCGCGCCGCAATGCGTCGCGCCCGTCGCCGACCGCTGCGGCGAGGCCGCGGTCTGGTCGCCCGGGGAGCGGGCGCTCTACTGGTGCGACGTCCACGGCGCCCGCGCCCACCGTCTCGACGAGCAGACGGGTGCGGTCACGACCTGGACCTTCGACGAACCGGTGGTGGCGCTCTCGCTGTCGACCGAGCCCGGCCGAATGCTTGTCGGGCTCGCCTCGCGGCTGGTCTGGTGGTGGCCCGAGACCGACGAACGGCGCGACCACGGCTTCCACCTGCCGAACTGGCCCGACGCCCGCCTCAACGATGGCCGTGCCGACGCGAGGGGCCGGTTCTGGATCGGCTCCATGTTCAACGATACCAGCGCCGAGGCCGCCGCACTCGAGGCAGCGGCCCCGGGAACGCTCTACCGGATCGATCCGGATGGCGCGGTCACGCGGATGGTCGAGAACGTCAAGGTCTCCAACACCATCTGCTGGAGCCCGGACGGCGGACGGTTCTATTTCGCCGACAGCCCGCGCAACGTGCTGTCGTCCTTCGCCTTCGACGACGGCGCCGGCACGATCTCCGGGCGAGAGACGATCCTCGCGGATCATCCGCGCGGCATCCCCGATGGCTCTGCCGTCGATGCCGAGGGCTACATCTGGAACTGCCGCTATCTCGGCGGCTGCATCCTCAGGATCGCGCCGGATGGGACGGTCGATCGCATCGTCGAGATGCCGACGCGCAACATCACCACCTGCGTGTTCGGCGGGCCGGAGCGGACGACGCTCTACGTGACCTCGGCGGCGAACGACACCACCGCCGACGACAGGCTCGCCGGCGCGCTGTGGCGCATCGACACCAACATCGCAGGTCTGGCCGAGAACCGCGTCGCGGTCGGGTGA
- a CDS encoding ROK family transcriptional regulator codes for MSTATTPTVMRQTNALSVLKAIRRRAPVSRAEVARETGLSKPTVNAIVGDLIAKGYARETEPGPSNRMRPGPQANVLSFNAKAGLVAGFDLGVSRVRAGLADLDGAILCSSHHTFGDTPPSVDEFAAILIGLIEEMQAEAGLQAVDIWAVGLGLPGFLDRKDGTIKLAPGFDRWSGLPFRDILSARFAERFACSFVAGGRVQFAMLAEHRHGAAQGLDDAVYVHLGKGIGLGLLVRGEIFEGSEGFAGEVGSIPADDPEPPPPGVGAFEWTAGGRAFARLARRAAENDESPALLRLCGGDPAAIEAPMVFEAAAEGDAAARRIIADLSGRIARGLAGVCCILNPSKLIIGAGLSRAGDDFIAGLATRISALMPFPVAVERTRLVDRTTVLGAIEQALRVVEGERFFLFSEPDRELAS; via the coding sequence GTGTCCACAGCGACCACCCCCACCGTGATGCGGCAGACCAACGCGCTCAGCGTGCTGAAGGCGATCCGCCGCCGCGCGCCGGTCTCCCGGGCGGAGGTGGCGCGCGAAACCGGGCTGTCGAAGCCGACCGTCAACGCCATCGTCGGCGACCTGATTGCGAAGGGATACGCCCGGGAGACAGAGCCCGGACCGTCAAACCGGATGCGGCCCGGCCCGCAGGCGAACGTGCTGTCCTTCAATGCGAAGGCGGGACTGGTGGCCGGGTTCGACCTCGGCGTTAGCCGGGTCCGGGCGGGGCTTGCGGATCTCGACGGCGCGATCCTTTGTTCCTCCCATCATACGTTCGGTGACACGCCGCCCTCCGTGGATGAGTTCGCCGCGATCCTGATCGGCCTGATCGAGGAGATGCAGGCCGAAGCCGGCCTTCAGGCCGTCGACATCTGGGCCGTCGGCCTCGGCCTTCCGGGCTTCCTCGACCGCAAGGACGGTACCATCAAGCTCGCCCCGGGTTTCGATCGCTGGAGCGGCCTGCCATTTCGCGACATCCTGTCCGCCCGCTTTGCGGAGCGGTTCGCCTGCTCGTTCGTGGCCGGAGGCCGCGTGCAGTTCGCCATGCTGGCGGAGCATCGCCACGGAGCTGCCCAGGGTCTCGACGATGCGGTCTACGTGCATCTCGGCAAGGGCATCGGCCTCGGTCTCCTCGTGCGCGGCGAGATCTTCGAGGGTTCGGAGGGCTTCGCGGGGGAAGTCGGCAGCATTCCGGCCGATGATCCCGAGCCGCCGCCGCCCGGCGTCGGCGCCTTCGAGTGGACCGCTGGCGGCCGCGCGTTCGCGCGCCTCGCCCGCCGGGCGGCCGAGAATGACGAAAGCCCTGCCCTGTTGCGGCTGTGCGGCGGTGACCCGGCTGCGATCGAGGCCCCGATGGTGTTCGAGGCCGCAGCCGAGGGCGATGCCGCCGCCCGCCGCATCATCGCGGACCTGAGCGGGCGCATCGCACGCGGCCTCGCTGGCGTCTGCTGCATCCTCAACCCGAGCAAACTCATCATCGGCGCCGGCCTGTCGCGGGCCGGAGACGACTTCATCGCCGGGCTGGCGACACGCATTTCCGCGCTGATGCCGTTCCCCGTCGCCGTGGAGCGCACCCGGTTGGTCGACCGCACCACCGTGCTCGGCGCCATCGAGCAGGCTTTGCGCGTGGTCGAAGGCGAGCGGTTCTTCCTGTTCTCCGAACCGGACCGGGAGCTCGCGTCATGA